CTCGACCGGCGTCACCCACACCTTGCCGTCGCCGATCTTGCCGGTTCGGGCAGCTTCGGCGATGATCTCCACCACCCGGTCCGCAGTACCGTCCTCGACGACGACCTCCACCCGCACCTTGGGCACGAAGTCCACGGAGTACTCCGCCCCCCGGTACACCTCGGTGTGTCCCTTCTGGCGGCCGTAACCCTGAACCTCGCTGACGGTCATGCCGAGCACGCCCGCCTGTTCGAGTCCTGCCTTCACGTCTTCGAGCGTGAACGGCTTGACAATTGCGGTGATCAGCTTCATGTTGGTCATGCCTCCTTGGCGGCCAGGCGCGAAGTGTTGCTACCGAGCACAGCAAGATCGTATGCGGTTTCCGCATGCTCGGACTCGTCGAGGCCCTGTGCTTCGCTTTCCGGATCCGCACGCAGCCCGATGGTGAACTTGATCAGATAGGCGATGATCGCCGTGCCGACCACCGACCAGGCCAGGACGGCGCCGGCGCCGACGGCCTGCTTGATCAGCTGATCGAACCCACCGCCGTAGAACAGTCCGGAGACCGCGGCCGGAGATTCTTCGGTCGCCACCAAGCCGACCATCAGGGTACCGACGATGCCGCCGACCAGGTGCACACCCACCACATCGAGCGAATCGTCGAAGCCGAACTTGAACTTCAGCCCGACCGCGAGCGCACAGAGCACGCCGGCGACCGCACCGATGGCCAACGCACCCACGACGTTGACCGAGGAACACGACGGCGTGATCGCGACCAGGCCGGCCACGATGCCCGAGGCGGCGCCGAGCGAGGTGGCCCGGCCGTCCCGGAGCCGCTCGACCAGCAGCCAGCCCAGCATCGCCGCGGCGGTGGCGATCGTGGTCGTCAGGAAGGTGGCGCCGGCGACACCGTTGGAGCCGACCGCCGAACCGGCATTGAAGCCGTACCAGCCGAACCAGAGCAGCGCCGCGCCGAGCATCACGAACGGGAGATTGTGCGGCCGGAACGGCGTACGCGGCCACCCGGCCCGCTTGCCCAGGATGAGCGCCAGCACCAAGCCCGCGGCGCCGGCGTTGATATGCACGGCGGTGCCACCGGCGAAGTCGATCGCCTGCAGCTTGTTGGCGATCCAGCCGCCCGTGGTTCCGGTGACATCGTCGAAGGCGAACACCCAGTGCGCGACCGGGAAGTAGACGACGGTGGCCCAGATGGCGGCGAACAGCAGCCAGGAACCGAACTTCAGCCGGTCCGCGACCGCGCCGGAGATCAGCGCGACCGTGATGATCGCGAACATCAACTGGAAGGCGACGAACACCGACAACGGGATCGTGCCGGCCAGCGGGATCGCAGGGCCGGTACCGGCATCCGGGTCGGCGGCGTAAGCGCCGCCGAAGACATGGGCCAGCCCGAAGTACTGGGTGGGATCACCGATCAGGTTTCCCTTGTCGTCACCGAACGCGATGGAGAAGCCGTACAGCGACCAGAGGACGGTGATGACACCCATCGCCCCGACGCTCATCATGATCATGTTCAGCACGTTCTTGGCGCGGACCATGCCGCCGTAGAAGAACGCCAGCCCGGGGGTCATGAGCAACACGAGTGCGGCGCTGGCCAACATCCATGCTGTGTCACCGGCGTCGGGCGCGCCGAGTGATGGGAACGAATCCACTGTGAGCCTCCTCCTTGTCAGGCCGGGCCGTGTCCGGACCACGACCTGCAGGAAAGAGTGCTCATCCGGTGTTTCGTCGGTGCCATCGGCGTGTTTCATCGGAGTGAACGCCGCAGCGGCGGGTGTTACGACGATGTTGCCGGGCGGCGTTTCGGCCCGGCAGTGCTCAGCCCAACAGTGCTCAGCCCAACAGAGCTCAGCCCAACAGAGCGTCGACGAACGCGGCCGGCTCGAACGGCGCCAGGTCGTCCGCCCCCTCCCCGAGGCCGACCAGCTTCACCGGCACCCCCAGCTCGTGCTGGACCTGGAAGACGATGCCGCCCTTCGCCGTCCCGTCCAGCTTGGTCAGCACCACCCCGGTGATGTCCACGACGTCGGCGAAGACCCGCGCCTGGGTGAGCCCGTTCTGCCCGACCGTGGCGTCGAGCACCAGCAGCACCTCGTCGGTGGTCGCCGTCGCCGCAGCGCCGACCGAAGCCTTCTGCAACGCCTTCTCGGTCACCCGCTTGACCTTGCCGAGCTCGTCCATCAATCCGGTCTTGGTGTGCAGCCGACCGGCGGTATCGATCAAGACCGCGTCGACCCCTTCG
Above is a genomic segment from Skermania piniformis containing:
- a CDS encoding ammonium transporter, translated to MDSFPSLGAPDAGDTAWMLASAALVLLMTPGLAFFYGGMVRAKNVLNMIMMSVGAMGVITVLWSLYGFSIAFGDDKGNLIGDPTQYFGLAHVFGGAYAADPDAGTGPAIPLAGTIPLSVFVAFQLMFAIITVALISGAVADRLKFGSWLLFAAIWATVVYFPVAHWVFAFDDVTGTTGGWIANKLQAIDFAGGTAVHINAGAAGLVLALILGKRAGWPRTPFRPHNLPFVMLGAALLWFGWYGFNAGSAVGSNGVAGATFLTTTIATAAAMLGWLLVERLRDGRATSLGAASGIVAGLVAITPSCSSVNVVGALAIGAVAGVLCALAVGLKFKFGFDDSLDVVGVHLVGGIVGTLMVGLVATEESPAAVSGLFYGGGFDQLIKQAVGAGAVLAWSVVGTAIIAYLIKFTIGLRADPESEAQGLDESEHAETAYDLAVLGSNTSRLAAKEA
- a CDS encoding P-II family nitrogen regulator, producing MKLITAIVKPFTLEDVKAGLEQAGVLGMTVSEVQGYGRQKGHTEVYRGAEYSVDFVPKVRVEVVVEDGTADRVVEIIAEAARTGKIGDGKVWVTPVESVVRVRTGERGADAL